TGGTGATCTGTTGATTTCGCTTCAGTCAGCATCGACTTATCCGAATTATTTCATGAAAAATATGAAATCGGGGAAACAGGTGACGCTCACCACGTTGGAAAACCCGTTTAAATCGTTGGAAAAAGTTCATAAAGAGATTTTAAAATACAAGCGCAAGGATGGAGTCGAACTTTCCGGAACATTATATTTACCTGCCGGTTATGATTTTACGAAGAAAGAGAAGTTGCCTCTGCTAATGTGGGCTTATCCAAGGGAATATAAGGACAAGAATACAGCCGGACAAAGCACGGCCAATCCGAAGGAGTTTACCTTCCCAAGTTATGGCTCTTTTATCTACTGGGTATCGAAAGGCTATGCTGTATTGGATAATGCGGCCTTCCCTATTGTTGGAGAGGGAACAAAAGAACCGAATGATACCTTTATTGAGCAACTTGTGGCAAATGCCGAAGCTGCAATTGATGCGGTAGATCATTTGGGTTATATCGATCGGAAAAAAGTTGCTGTGGGTGGGCATTCCTATGGTGCGTTTATGACAGCACATCTGTTGTCCAATTCAAAATTGTTTGCCGCAGGAATAGCGCGTTCTGGAGCATACAATCGGACCTTAACACCATTTGGTTTTCAGAGTGAACAACGTAACTTCTGGGATGATCCAGCCTTGTATATGACCATGTCTCCATTTGTGAGTGCTGATCGGATGAAAACCCCACTTTTGTTGGTTCATGGCGGAGCCGATAATAATCCCGGAACATTCACCCTGCAGACGGAACGCTATTTCCAGGCCCTGAAAAATTTGGGAGCTCCCGTGCGTATGGTCATTTTACCACGCGAAGCTCATGGATATGTCGCCAAAGAAAATATCTTCCATTTACTTTGGGAGCAGGATCAATTTTTGGAAAAATACCTTAAAAAATAACCGGTCGATTAACCAGAAGCAATAGTGTTAAGGTGTACAAGGATTCAATGTAAAAGAAGGTGTCTAAAAAGTAAAAACAAACCCTCTGAGAATTGAATATTTGAAAAGTACCTGTATAGGGATTCGGTAAAAATTCAATATAAAAGGGGCTATCCACCTTGGACTGCCCCTTTTATATTGAATGAAGTATTTGTTTTATTGATTTGTGTTTTTTTTACTAAAGTATCAATAGAATCAATCGTTTGGTTTATCGCGAAATGCAACGAATTCATTGGTCTGAATAAACCTTGCGCTTGCATTTATACAACGGTAGGCTTCCGTAATCATAAATAAGTTTTTTTCGCTATTTACTCGCTTTAACCGTAAATGGAACGACATACTGTCCCCACTCCAAAGAAACAGTTCCTTGTGGCGTCGCATTGATCTTAAACTGTTCCTGTGAATTGCTTGCTGTGGCATTGCTAACAGAAACACGTAGGGCATCTTCGTTAGCATCATATTTTGTTCCCCACTGATTCCACACTTTATTAAAAATAATTGTTGTTTCGTGTTCCCCAGGGATACTGTAAAGACCATATTTTCCAGCGGCTAATTTCTTGCCTTCAACCAATACATCTTTATTAAATTCGATGGTGGTCGCTTCATTCGCTCCAGTACGCCATACAATGCCGATAGGGGCGATATCAACACCAAGCTGACGGCCTTTCAATGAAGGGCGGCTATAGTTAATGTCGATCGTGACACCATCGGTGGTGGTTACTTTGGTGTTGTCTGGAGGACTCGGGCGTTTACTTTTGTCGGTCTGCGCAAAGGTAAGTTGCCCAATTAAGGTCAGAATTGTTAAAATTAGTACTCTCATTTTTCGTATAGTATTGATTAAACAATTAAATATAAGGTTTTTAAATTATGGAATTGTTAGTTTTTTTTGAAGACTTTGGGTGAGGTATTTTGGTTATATAAACGGGAAAAGCCAGGATATGAATCACTGGCTCTTTTCATTTATACCTATTATTTAAACAAGATATTCAAATAGTGTCTGGTCTTTGTTGATTTCAATGACATCAAACTTATATTCTTTCATGCGTTCAATCAATGTTTCGTAATCTTCAGGCTTGTTGAGCTCTATGCCGACTAGGGCTGGACCTCTTTCGCGTTCTGTTTTTTTGATAAACTCAAAACGGGTAATATCATCCTTAGGTCCCAATACTTCAGAAACGAAGAGTTTTAATGCACCTGGGCGTTGTGGGAAACGAACGATAAAATAATGTTTGTAGCCTTCGTAAAGCAGAGACAATTCTTTGATTTCACTC
The DNA window shown above is from Sphingobacterium thalpophilum and carries:
- a CDS encoding DUF2911 domain-containing protein → MRVLILTILTLIGQLTFAQTDKSKRPSPPDNTKVTTTDGVTIDINYSRPSLKGRQLGVDIAPIGIVWRTGANEATTIEFNKDVLVEGKKLAAGKYGLYSIPGEHETTIIFNKVWNQWGTKYDANEDALRVSVSNATASNSQEQFKINATPQGTVSLEWGQYVVPFTVKASK